atatataaattacatttatatcatcacatatttataataatatatatttaacgtTATACAGTAAGTACTTATCCTATTTTATTGTGTATATAacttaaatatacttacttcCTTCCCTCTTAATGATTCCACCATCCTATTGTTATTAGTTCTTTTGTTCACTCtttcttttttcattttacGTGTATCTTTCTCTTCTTCTTTCGATGTAGATTGTAGCGGTTCTTGCAACTCTACTTCACAAGCGTCGTTCAAAGTAGATCGTTTTTTGGTAAAATTCACTTCCTTCTGAAAAtttagtttaatatttaaacaacCCTATAAGTTATATAATGaataagtaatataaaataaatatataaattacatttatatcatcacatatttataataatatatatttaacgtTATACAGTAAGTACTTATCCTATTTTATTGTGTATATAacttaaatatacttacttcCTTCCCTCTTAATGATTCCACCATCCTATTGTTATTAGTTCTTTTGTTCACTCtttcttttttcattttacGTGTATCTTTCTCTTCTTCTTTCGATGTAGATTGTAGCGGTTCTTGCAATTCTTCTTCACAAGCATCTTCCAAAGTAGATAGTTTTTTGGTAAAATTCACTTCCTTCTGAAAATTTTTAAACAACCATGTAAGTTGTAtatcaaataactaaaataaattaaatacataaattactttttttactacatatttataattattatatatttaaggtTATAAAGTACTTatcctattttattttactaacattTATGAAATATGAAGAgaagtaggtaattatttttttttacctaaaaTACGACTTACGTTTATATTGACATCCTTTTCTCCGGATATTTGTTTTCGTCTTTTATTTACTCTTTCGCTTTTTAGTTTAGGTTTCTTCTCTAAATTTTCGTTAGTAGTTGATAGTAATGGCTCTTGCAAATCTTCGTCAAAGCTCTCATCACACAACAATCTTTGAGCAAAGGCAGCTAAATCTTCATCATCAGAATCATCCATCGGTGTGTATGAACAATCGCTTTCACTGTCCGATTCCAAATTCTTTCTTTTTTTAGATTTGCTTTTTTTGTCAATCAACTTTTTCTGTTTCTTTTTCTCGTTTTTCTTTTTGTTGTTTACTCTTTTAAGTTTATTGAGTCTTTTAATTTCTTCCGCCTTTTCTTTTTCATCTTTCTTTTTTTTCATACGATCAATAGCTTCTTTGTAAGTTAATATCTCTGCTTCTTGACTAACGCGTTTTCTTGAAGTTTTAGGTATGTCACTACGTGAAATGGTCTCCAAAAGAAGTTCTTCAAATGAAACATGTTCATCTTTCTGTTTTTGATAGCTAGTTGAAGTGAGTTCGATATTGCTCAATATTTTGACGTTACCAGAGCCACTGTTGGTAATATTGGAATTGGTATTTTTAGAAAGTGAAATTAAAAACGTTTTAGGGTCTTTCACGCGTTTGGGTAGATCTATTTCTTTCTTCCCACGATTAAGGATCTCAAGCCACATGCTCGTGCACATACTCGTGAGTGTTGGAACTTCATTTCTGTCCTGACTTTTATCTTCCTGAGTGCCATTTTCTACCTTCCTTCCTTCTTCAGCATTATTATTGGCAACGCTATGAGACTGTTCATTTTGTTGGCGAATATGTTCTTCCCATTTTGACCATGAAAGCTTGTCAAACTTTTCTTTTGGAATTGTATCACGATTCAACGGATATATACCAGATTTTCTAAAGCCATTTTGAATGATAACTGGGTTCAAATCATTCCATATCTTAGTTATGATCCTGGCAAATTCTGGTTTTGGAAGCTTTGCACCCACATGGAGTCTTTGCCATTTTACCAATTCACTGTCCCAGTTGTCTTTCATAGGTTTCATTGTGCTGCAGTCTAATGGTTGCAGAATATGGGATGAGTGAGCCGGCAGTTTAAGAACTGTTATCTGGTTGGCCATTAGAAGTTCTATAACACTCAAGTCTACATGTGTTGAATGGCCATCAAATATTAATAAGACTGGCCTTTCCGGTCCAATTGCTGGTATGAAAACCTTTGCgatataattttcgaatatttTGGTTTCCATCCACCCCTTACGGCTTCCAACATACGCTGTATTAACATTTTCGTTTTCGAAAAAGCAATTCGACCCTAGTTGTTTCCCCTGAAATACTATCAAGGGAGGGATCTTTTTACCGAGCGCATTTGAAGCTAACAGTACAGTGGTGTTATTCCTTCCAGGGGACGCAGTTGTTCTAGTAGAAGGGTACCCCTTCAGGCCAACAACTTTAGTCTTGGTGGGGTCGTTGCAGAAGCTGGTCTCATCTAAGTTATATATATGTTGGGGTTTGTCTTCTAGTTCCAGTTCCTTCGTTATGCGCTCCAACAAATCAAAATAATTGTTAACAGTGAAAGGATTGCAGGCTTTTTTCCTGGCAACCTCTACGGACTGTGGTTTTTTGACACTTAATCTGTGTCGCCTTTTAAAACCCCGAAACCATTCTTTGCCAGGGTAATCATCTTTGAAACGAGTTATGAGTCCGTTCCTTTGTATATAAGCACATATTAATTGTTTAATCTCCTTTGATGTAAGCGGAAACTCACACTTTTCCATTTCGTGAATAAGAGCAGCCACTCTGCTTTCCCAAGCTGTAGATAATTCAGTAGGCCTGCCAGGCGTCGTTTTTTTGGCACCACGCGTTCCGTATACACGGTGAATTATAGTTGATCTTGGTATATTATATCTTTCTGAAGCTTGATAgctgttcatttttttgttttgtacattttcgatTGCTTCCATTAAGTCATTAAGAgaatattttgctttttttttacgTGTTGacatctaaaaaaatattttttataatatattaaaaaccaGTTGTATGAATCAAGTAAGTATAGTGCCTAGTTTCATCAAATTCCATTCGATCATTAAGCGGTAGAAACATAGAAAATAGCAAACAGgcgatacttatttatttatttaaccattCGTTGTACACAATAAACTTATGAACAAAAACTACATGTAGAAAAACGACACAGCAGGCCCTGCTTATTTCTACAAAAAAACCTGTTACAGCAGAACTAAGTAAGTGAAAAGGCAATAAAAGATACGCGGATACAAATAAAAAGGCggataaatatgtatacataccgGCACAATTAGCGGAATCTTTGTACCCCAAAATAATGTACACCCGGTCCGTCGTGGGTAAGAAGaacaaaatttaacaatattaCCAATTTTGGATCTTTTTTTTGTGAAACTGTTCATATCAGCTAAttgcatatttttaaatttccatgcttttaataaaaataagcaaaatcatacaacaaatttaatattaaaccaTGGACATATTAATTTGGTACGTTGTATCTGATAACATTTTCATGAAAAATAAACGTAATTATCTTGTAACCACCCTTTTCTTAAGTTACGCTAAATGTGCCGGTGTGTTATGTTATTAGTGATTGTACCGATATATTCGTGTTCACTGCCACATCACTAGCTTTTtcaaatttcatacaaaaattggCAGCTAATTGTAACTAAcctaaaaattgcaaaatagtTGCATTTACCAGACTTTGCATTTTTTGTCTGGTAAATGTAACTACAGAGAAAACTCGGAAAATATTCATCGTAgaataaaacaaatacaaaCAAAATGACTTACCGTGATTAGTTACAACTTTTCTTGTGAAAAAACTTGCGAGGAACCactaaaaactattttttagaATAAAAATGCGCACCGTGTCCATCCGACGCCAGCAGACTCAAAATGGCGGATGACAAAAAGCTTTATAACTCCCACAATTCTTGAGCTTGCAGCGCCATCTACATTTTTGAGGTAGAACTTTTAGTATTAAATTGAACGAGTCTGTCGTTTTACAATAAAGTAACCCTAGAGGGAGTTATTGAAGTTAGTTGCATTTACCGAATAGTTGCAATTACAAGACCCCACCTTActtaaataatgaaaaaaatacttcattatttaaaaaaattgtagaacaaaagtatcaccgtttgaggagtacaatctatgttttaattatttgctcatgttacaggccacacccggtatacaaggCATACTTGCCTCCACTGACAGTAGCGATGATGGTTCATACTTATAATtaactttatcataaaattgtGTAAGGATCATTTAGGGTCCATcgttgtattttatttactatttatatCAACAATGTTTTTAAAATACCTTTTACCGTACTTTTTGTGCACAAAAAGAGAGACATATAAATTATACAGACGATTAATCTCCAATACTTACTTCATAGAGCCGTGTGcctctttattattatagatgGCGTCTTGATTTTTGTAGCTCTAGTTACTATTAGTCATTCTTATAACCTAGCTAGACAATAAAATAAGTTCATCAGGAAATATCAAGTGATTAAGTTGTGTTTATGGTGGTGCTTCCATACTCTGTAATTTGCCATTCCTATATCAGTGCAAGCTTGATTTAGACAGGTTTCAATAAAGATTTAAGAGAATTCTCTAAATGGCGAAAATGTTAAGTATTTGGAGATGGCGCCTCATTTGATTATGTGAGTAACTATGTAGAACTACACAGTTACTAGAGATTACTTTTATTAACTAGACAATCTAGGGTGAAAAATATAATGATAATTTGACGTTTTTGGCGGCGCTTTCATTCTGTGATTTGCCATTGCCAAGTCCATAATAATTGACGTAGACAGAATTTAAAAATGACCAAGACGAGCTCACTAATCAAACGTCGTAACGATTAACAGTCTGTATCGTTTACTTGTCTCATTATAAATCCGTACACGGCGTTAAGAACTTGATCACTGGCGGAAAAAAATGAAGAAATTGGAaccttatgtaattttattttaagttcaaatttcttcactagaatatctcgagttatcaacttcttcccgcagtgtacagaaataaacatttaaaaataaggaCTGCACGTGAGGTACCTTAAAAATAAGGATTGCACGTGAGGTACCTTAAAAATAAGGATTGCACGTGAGGTACCTTAAAAACATCGTCGATATGTACCTGTCTCAATTGTTGGCGGCGGATAGCTTCTGTAGTTCGGTTTCCAAGTAATTTATGGCACCGACTAAAATTTGCACTTCACATTGCTTCAGCAGTTTGATGTTTTTGCTGCAAAATAAAGACATCGCATTTAGGATCTTGCAGCGACAAACCTGTGTTGGCCGAATCGCTGGGTAAGCTTCGACCATcattaggagcattccacgggctgtcccgtacaaacgcattttatttcctgtgttgcgacttttttctcggcatttaaagcaggcgattatttttctgtgcatatttttgaccatttgtcatagaaaaggaaactcttatacctttaaatcttcagaaacttcgcgtttgtacgggacaacggtagacaatttcgtggaatgctccattagACTTATATTGACCCGgcatatgaaccgtgattaccttttgtattgttttcgagctctcGATATTTCGACACAGTTACATGTTATTCTTCTTAGTCgtgcactcttgacagagtggtcgtggtcatgtcACGGTCGATTTATGCGCCACCGCAGATGTATGTATAtgcacggtgtaacatgagtaaaccgaataattttaaccatgcatttctgaggtcaaaagaagtaaaaaatgtaatatgagctaaggtcaatttcgccaaaaaaaaaattttttttgttttgttttttaaattttttgaatgtatttgtacataaaacataaattttattggtaaacttgtcacttaaaattgatttgaattttttttttcgtataacctactttttgcaaaatgttacttgtcactttttgacatctatcaataaggatatttagactacgtcccatagcagcaacatcaccatcaaaaaggccttttacactttgtaacaataaaaacttgtttttttttaattaataatatctctgaaactaggcgaatttcaaaaaagtttatatgacatttttgtctctaaatatgatcaggaatacgctgttaaaattattcggtttactcatgttacacggtGTATAGGTCTAGTGAAAccaaccgtgaatcattcataACTGTTCGACCATCATGTcagtaggtaccagtggcggcgcgtccataaaagccgatttccAACGGCTTGTCTGTTTTtcgacgtttgagcagagttataAAGGAAATATTATGTCAGCCAAATTAGCCCCTATGGCCCAAATtaggcttgcctatggatatgtttgacgcgccgccactggtagtgGTAGGTACTGAAGtttctaataaaatacatacgtGTGCGTGTTATCGGTGGTATCTCTAGTCTTGTACATGGCCTTGATGAGTCCGCAGCGGGTGAGCAGGTACGTGTAGGCGCGCCGGGCGAGCTCTGCTCTGTGCTGGTCGCCGGGTAGGCCGTGGTTCGACCATCTTGTCAGTActgaagtttattataaaatacatacgTGTGCGTGTTATCGGTGGTATCTCTAGTCTTGTACATGGCCTTGATGAGTCCGCAGCGGGTGAGCAGGTACGTGTAGGCGCGCCGGGCGAGCTCTGCTCTGTGCTGGTCGCCGGGTAGGCCGTGGTTCGACCATCTTGTCAGTActgaagtttattataaaatacatacgTGTGCGTGTTATCGGTGGTATCTTTATTCCTGTACATGGCCTTGATGAGTCCGCAGCGGGTGAGCAGGTACGTGTAGGCGCGCCGGGCGAGCTCTGCTCTGTGCTGGTCGCCGGGTAGGCCGTGGTTCGACCATCTTGTCAGTActgaagtttattataaaatacatacgTGTGCGTGTTATCGGTGGTATCTTTATTCCTGTACATGGCCTTGATGAGTCCGCAGCGGGTGAGCAGGTACGTGTAGGCGCGGCGGTCCAGCTCCGCGCCCACCGCGGCCGCGCTGCTCGCTTCCGTGGACACTAGGTCGCCGGGTAGCCCGTGGTTCGACCACTTTGTCAGTTCGTCTAAAATTTAAAGTTTGGTGTTGATGTTTTAGTATGTAGATGAAATTAACAATAAAGACGGATCATAAAAGCCAGTAAAGTGTCATTTCAATGGAACttactaactatgtaaacaaaccactatATTGAAAGATTTGAAACTGtcaaaaatgatgaatttattagtgacttttgtttacatagttagcaagttccgtaGAATGACATTAAGGTGACACCAACGCTAGACCCAATTTGCTCGTTAGGACCACTCTTGGGATTGTAACTTTACATACCTTATCCTTGATTCATATTGAAGATAAGATTATGCGGGGTTGTCTCCTCGTCATAAGCTAAGTGGCTGACATCAAACCTCAATCTGCTCAGTAGGACCACTCTAGCGCGGCGTGAATTGATTTATATTGAATACCCTAATGAAAGCCAGCAGCTCTGCGCTGATGggattgtagtagtagtagtagtaaacactttattgcacaaaacaagtacataacacagagagaatacaataaatgtgtacaaaggcgaacttaccCCCTCCTCCTCGGTACAAGCCATAGTGGGTGACACCAATAGAGACACTCTAGTGAATGTTGCTTAAAATggccacagtaagcgaatgctcacggaaagcagctctacgggaggaatggcgacgtgtcgttaaacaagtcgctcaaaagtctacataatggccacgaccactgtgtcaagagtgtaacgaagaagaagtgAATGTTGCTACTACAAACCTTGATTCATATTGAATATCCTAATGAAAGCCAGCAGCTCGGCGCTGATAGGGCTGTCTCCACGGTACAAGCTATAGTGAGTGACACCGGAGAGCCCCAATCTGCTGAGTAGGGCTACTCTGGTGTCCCGGTGAGGGTCGCTTGAGCTAACACCGAGGGCAAGGGAGAGGCTGTCATGCTGGTTGTCTGGGTACACGAAACTGAAAAGAAAAATAGTATTCGTGTAGGGAtaaaggtaaaataaatataagtaaacaGTTCACTTATTTTTATGACAAACATCATTACGTAACCTTTTACGCCCGAGTAAATAGAAagcaaaaacttgttttttttttttaaatataactaaCAATGTGCTTTTAAATATAACTAACAACATGTTTTCCGGAAAGTAGCgtttaaatactttatttaaattaattggcTTGCCTAAGTTGAGCGTTAGAAATTTCTCTCAGTCATATTTAGCGGAACTAACGTAAAGAAAAGAATAAAGTGCGTATGTAATCGATGCTGTGACAGTGTGACGCGGGCGCAAGTATTACGTCAGTGTTGTTCCTGGTACCTACGCCTCAATAGAACAATGTTGCTTACTTATCGGATACTGTTGACACTGATACATAAACAAGACAACGTTATATGAATAGAGAATTGAGTTTTCTGTACAGCCCTAATGGCTTAAAAAAATCCAATTAATAAATAGCCAAGccataatattatatttgtacGATTCAAACGTTTACTGTGTCTACTGTCCGACCGAAACTGGATTTTTTGCACAAACCGAAACCtttgctctagtttcggccgaaaccgaaacttagGCCTGACATTACCTTTGTATACCTACAGTTTCGGCGCGGACGAAACGTTCTGCAGTTATTTGGCCGGCACCGAAAAACACCTtcggccgaaacatgattttacAGTCCGATACTACCGACGCCTGTAGGTACTTTTTGTACGTCAATAGGTCAATATCCACAGAACATTACCGCAAGTGAAAgcagaaaaatttaaaaatgaaagATTAATATTTCAAGTACCTTTTTAGGTAGGCAGGTTGTACATATCGAAATATGACATAACATTGTCATAAAAAGCCACCTGATTATGTTTGTTTTCATGCTTTTAAATACGCACGTAGGTACGTACCGAAAAAACAACGTATATATAGACAGATAATGAATATGAACAGAACGAAGTGAGAGATTCTGtaacatacatattatttaatCCACATTCGATATAAAACTTTTAATTGACATCAATACAAACAAATACCTATGCCGAAAAAATATGACCAAAAACAACGCGCAAGAAAGTAATAAGTATTAAGTAAACATGTTAATAACATCATGTTAAGTCATTAACGTCGTGACATCCGTATGAAGCAATACAATTCACATAATCGTATTTTTAATGCCTTATAAAAACCCAATCCATGTTAAGCGTATTGCAAATTTTACGATACTTTTTTATGAGAAAGTGCAATAAAGAAGGAAAAATATGTCTCATAACGAGTAACATAATATCAGTAATATAAAACCatataaaacagtaaacaaGCCATCGTCcttgttaaaataaattggaGAGGAAACACGTGatccttaaaaataaaactttctaGACGTAATTGGAAACAATCGCGGTATtatgactacaaataataagttttaagtTTTATGATTTCCACAATATCAGTACGTCACGTAGATGCATTAAGCGTACCGAGTAAATTGCTAGGTTACTCTGAGTTTTTTTAATCAACGTTTTGAAGCTAAACAAAACCGTAAGCGTAACAAAAGTTCAGGGAGTTCAGGTATGCCCTCGCCAAATTCACCATTAAAGGGAAGTGGTAGGTaataactttttatttaatttaaactatAAGTTCGTTGTTTtcgtaagcgctggtggcctagcggtgagagcgtgcgacttgcaatctggaggtcgcgggttcaaaccccgactcgtaccaatgagtttttcggaacttatgtacgaaatatcatttgatatttaccagtcgcttttcggtgaaggaaaacatcgtgaggaaaccggactaatcccaataaggcctagtttaccctctgggttggaaggtcagatggcagtcggtttcgtaaaaactagtgcctacgtcaaatcatgggattagttgtcaagcggaccccaggctctcatgagccgtggcgaactgccgggataacgcgaggaagaagagataaGTTCGTTgttttagtattagaaaaagactacgaGATATTTTCGTGTCTTTTATTTTTAGAACGCTTTAAAAAGGCAGTTACTATTACTTATGCAAGCAAAATAACGTAAATAATCATatgtgattcataattgttacatatttgctgtgacttatttttcaaaagcgtttttcaataaaaatacacgtcaagattatttacaccttttttctaataagtactaaaaaacGAACAACATATACAGCAGCGCTATTCAGAAACATATTTAATATCTATCCAAGAAGCATCCTTCACAGAAAACAGCAATTAAATCGGTCAAGCGGTTATAGAATTTTGAGTACTCCGTACTTTCTTTGTTCACAATGTACTTacgggatcacttcggtcttcaAATCGGTTAAAtaattgattttttttctagTGTCGGAAATTGACTACAGACAGAGCCTAACATGAAAGATGATATAATCTCTGAGAGGTACATatgattgtaaaaaaattgtcgGTACCCGTTATGCAGAATGAGATAGGCGTTAGGCCGGGCACTGTAGAACATAGATTTGTTCCCCAGGATTGAAGTCCCACAAGATCAATTGTACCTTACTTTACAACCCTATATAGTAGATAGAAATTCGTACCCGTTATGTAGAAAGAGGTCAGCGTTAGGCCTAGCCCCGTAGAAGATGAAGATTTGTTCGCCCGGTTTGAAGTCCCGTAACGCGTAGCATTCGCCTCGGTTCAGCTCCTTGTTGAAATCTGTTGTTATCTGGAAACAAACATTTTGACGTATAGATAAAGGAATAGCATAGCATTCAATCTCTAAATGTTACTAGCAACTGTCGGATATGAAAGTACCTCAGCTACATTAGCTGTTATATACCTTATACGATACTGCCGTAACACACTAGACACAGCTTAATTTACTGTCAAAGTTCAATGCCCTTCAGTTTCCTACAACAGGAAGACCATAAACAGCTGCATTGTTCATGTGCCTACTAGAAAGCTAGACACAGTAGACACATGTCCGTATTACTAACAAGAACACAGTTAACTGACCATCAGTAGACGTTATCTCGTCGCAATTAAGTTTAACATGATAATAAGTTTAATCAGTTAGTACCTAATCATGGTTACATAGGCGGGATATATGTACTGAACCCGGTCTTGGTCATGACAAGTCATCACTCATCACCATGGCCCATTTCTCAATAATGCAACCTCATGCAAACAATTTTCTAGAGCGAAACGAAGGCGGTCGCGTCCATGCTCTGCTCCAGGTTGTGACAATAAGTCATCAccgaggcctataggtcagtaGACAGGTACACGTACCTTGCCATGCTCGTGGTTGCACACGTCCCAGATCGCTATGAAGGTGGTCGTGTCCGTGCATGACTGCTCCGGGTTGTAACGAGTCATCACCGTAGCTCATCTGTCAGCGGTGCATATATCTTGCCGTGCTCATGGTTGCACAAGTCCCAGAGCGGTATGAAGGCGATACTTGACAGTTCCAGGTTGTGACAAGTCTTCTGGACGCCTGTCAATAGATACTACATATATACAGTACCTTGCCATGCTCATGGTTGCACATGTTCCAGATCGCTATGAAGGCGGTCGTGTCCTTGCGTGGCTGCTCCGGGTTGTGACGAGTCATCACCGTAGCCCATCTGTCCACAGTGTACATTTTGCCGTGCTCTTGGTTGCACAAATCCCAGATCGTTATACCTGACTGTTGTGTATGTTTTAAGGCGATACTTGACAGTTCCAGGTTGTGATAAGTCTTCCCGTGGACGCCTGTCAATAGATACTACATATATACAGTACCTTGCCATGCTCATGGTTGCACATGTCCCATAGAGGAATGAACGCGGTCGTGTCCGTGGTTGACTGCTCCAAGTTGTTCTGACGAGTCATTACCGTGGACACTGCCCATCTGTCAACAATTAGAGAAActcgataaataaatattaagtatgcCAAGAAGAAACTTATAATCCCAAATTCCTCAGTCTTATGATGACGGTTTTGGTTAGGTAAAGAATATGAATGAGTCGGGAATGGGGTATTTACCGAGAGATTTCCGATTAACAATTATCTAATTACTTTAGAGCAGCCTGTATGCAATGGAACTCCATGTTAAATCAAATAATAAACACACCTTAAAATGGTACAAAACTGTCactaaattttgttttattttggtgCCATTCATTTATGACGTAAGACGATTTTTGCcatttataattttctaattttaaattattaaatcggCGTATTACTGAGAATGTGATAATTTAGCCTACATACACGTATGTAGGCTGAATAAATCTAATAACCTAGCTTTTATTCAAAGGTAAGGTCTCTATATAACGAGGTCTCTATAACCCACATTTTTTGTAACACAATCCATTTACAAAGTAACTTGGTTAGCTAGTAAAAGACacaagaaacataaaacattctTCCACAGCCGATTAGCAACGGCTTTTAGTGAGAACAGATAAATGTTGCCATATATAGGAAGCGATTGATCTAGAATAGGAACAGATCACGCAACATCGCACATTCGAGCCGTGGCCATTCATCAATAGAtacgtacatacctacattcTGTCAATTTGAACGAGTATGTTGGAAAAAAAATCTACTGTTCTGTAGAAAACGACATGTGATTCACCGAAATGTATGAGACGACAGATATTTTTTTTCGTTGTCGGGGTTGGTCCCAAAGTAAAAGTTGTTTAGTATGACCCACATACCTACTCATCCCTCAGAGTACGGTCAGACACaacaaaatcaccctgtatgtatatTAGTTATACGAAAGTTAGGAAAAATGTAAATCTTACACAAGAAAGTCACTAGGGCTACAGCTAAGAGCTATTTAAGAATTTTATGGTAATTTGCAATGCTATCGCAttgcaaaataataaatatcagCGATCTGTAGAGATTTATCTCTATTTGCAAAAGTATTCCAGGGATGGCAGATACTCGTGCTATTGATCCGCTACTattaatgctgactgtaccatcatATCAAtcttccttgccgtatccgggaatggcgactccatcaacaattcttatcctgattatataaaaccgggcaagtgcgagtcggactcgcgcacgaagggttccgtaccataatgcaaaaaaaaaagcaaaaaaaaaacggtcacccatccaagtactgaccactcccgacgttgcttaactttggtcaaaaatcacgtttgttgtatgggagccccatttaaatctttattttattctgtttttagtatttgctgttatagcggcagcagaaatacatcatctgtg
This window of the Cydia fagiglandana chromosome 15, ilCydFagi1.1, whole genome shotgun sequence genome carries:
- the LOC134671230 gene encoding polyamine-modulated factor 1-binding protein 1-like, whose translation is MEKCEFPLTSKEIKQLICAYIQRNGLITRFKDDYPGKEWFRGFKRRHRLSVKKPQSVEVARKKACNPFTVNNYFDLLERITKELELEDKPQHIYNLDETSFCNDPTKTKVVGLKGYPSTRTTASPGRNNTTVLLASNALGKKIPPLIVFQGKQLGSNCFFENENVNTAYVGSRKGWMETKIFENYIAKVFIPAIGPERPVLLIFDGHSTHVDLSVIELLMANQITVLKLPAHSSHILQPLDCSTMKPMKDNWDSELVKWQRLHVGAKLPKPEFARIITKIWNDLNPVIIQNGFRKSGIYPLNRDTIPKEKFDKLSWSKWEEHIRQQNEQSHSVANNNAEEGRKVENGTQEDKSQDRNEVPTLTSMCTSMWLEILNRGKKEIDLPKRVKDPKTFLISLSKNTNSNITNSGSGNVKILSNIELTSTSYQKQKDEHVSFEELLLETISRSDIPKTSRKRVSQEAEILTYKEAIDRMKKKKDEKEKAEEIKRLNKLKRVNNKKKNEKKKQKKLIDKKSKSKKRKNLESDSESDCSYTPMDDSDDEDLAAFAQRLLCDESFDEDLQEPLLSTTNENLEKKPKLKSERVNKRRKQISGEKDVNINKEVNFTKKLSTLEDACEEELQEPLQSTSKEEEKDTRKMKKERVNKRTNNNRMVESLRGKEKEVNFTKKRSTLNDACEVELQEPLQSTSKEEEKDTRKMKKERVNKRTNNNRMVESLRGKEKEVNFTKKRSTLNDACEVELQEPLQSTSKEEKDMLKMKEERVTKRSINNRMVESLRGKEVSI